The Abditibacteriota bacterium genome includes a window with the following:
- a CDS encoding O-antigen ligase family protein — protein MQNQNAIAEKLVTVYFVGLAVLMNYFINNSFYFARILLSYQHLFMIIIIVSGIAYFLVYPNLGRIYVIGQSALAYSVALFVTATVSLFIWFTKQTPIPIIERGINSYFIYKCDISGALCAGVFLYIWGEKGIWRYLTAVIIANFMTILTIMVQNGVGEYMQQFITLVTTFARVTGPLMLKAEVHELAFCLGGFLLLMILFPKYIKEHPLLFSLAGFGFLSAFKRIAILAIGVAFVTGFLLLRFSKIRNSYHISKIISMVLIVITVLLLGYIALVKNDFFTDLELAGVETSGRDVIYRHLNRFYEFSPSFTGNGMAFTVYQMKEMEGSKVAVVSAHNDFLMMFIDLGFVGFLLWYLAFTVVRTKFFGREKHIRAEIFVFALIIMQIINSCTDNTLLYPLFSLTVAMLMMSCDFDKRVRNADRRFFGFISDANKSEAERENTHDQ, from the coding sequence ATGCAGAATCAAAACGCGATCGCAGAAAAGCTGGTAACTGTCTATTTTGTAGGCCTGGCAGTGCTGATGAACTATTTCATCAACAACTCCTTTTACTTTGCCAGGATCCTGCTCAGTTACCAGCACCTGTTCATGATCATCATCATCGTGTCGGGTATAGCCTATTTTCTCGTATATCCCAATCTTGGCAGGATATACGTCATAGGCCAGTCTGCGCTCGCCTATTCGGTGGCCCTGTTCGTCACGGCCACCGTGAGCCTGTTCATCTGGTTCACCAAGCAGACGCCCATACCCATCATCGAAAGGGGCATCAACTCCTACTTCATATACAAATGCGACATTTCCGGCGCGCTATGCGCCGGAGTCTTCCTGTATATATGGGGCGAAAAGGGCATCTGGCGCTATCTCACCGCCGTCATCATCGCCAACTTCATGACCATTCTCACCATCATGGTTCAGAACGGCGTAGGCGAATACATGCAGCAGTTCATCACGCTGGTCACCACCTTTGCGAGAGTCACCGGTCCCCTGATGCTGAAGGCAGAGGTCCACGAGCTGGCCTTCTGTCTGGGCGGCTTTCTGCTGCTCATGATACTCTTTCCCAAATACATCAAGGAGCATCCCCTGCTGTTTTCGCTGGCAGGCTTCGGCTTCCTGTCCGCCTTCAAGCGTATAGCCATTCTGGCCATAGGCGTGGCCTTTGTGACAGGCTTCCTGCTCCTCAGGTTCAGCAAGATCAGAAACAGCTATCATATATCCAAGATCATATCCATGGTCCTCATCGTCATCACCGTGCTGCTGCTGGGCTATATCGCCCTGGTGAAGAACGACTTTTTCACCGACCTGGAGCTCGCGGGCGTGGAGACCAGCGGACGCGACGTGATCTACAGACACCTGAACAGGTTCTACGAGTTCTCCCCCAGCTTCACCGGCAACGGCATGGCTTTTACCGTCTATCAGATGAAGGAGATGGAGGGCAGCAAGGTCGCCGTGGTATCGGCCCACAACGACTTTCTCATGATGTTCATAGACCTGGGCTTTGTGGGCTTTTTGCTCTGGTATCTGGCCTTTACGGTGGTCAGGACCAAGTTCTTCGGGAGGGAAAAACACATCAGGGCCGAAATATTCGTCTTTGCCCTGATCATCATGCAGATCATCAACTCGTGTACCGACAACACGCTGCTGTATCCGCTGTTTTCCCTGACCGTAGCCATGCTCATGATGAGCTGCGACTTTGACAAACGGGTCCGCAACGCGGACAGAAGATTCTTCGGATTCATATCCGACGCCAACAAAAGCGAGGCCGAGCGTGAAAATACTCATGATCAATAA
- a CDS encoding GGDEF domain-containing protein yields the protein MKELQLSRYIKQYLPYIIAACLLLTFLVYTFLSSSQTYKASAVIKYEYRGAAQGKAPDGSKLDVGEIKTSAIMSKVIDYLKLDKSQYSTDSLISRIKTQDILDKDEETLKAAMLEEGEKYEPKPDTVIVSFNARNHEGPLFARKVLDAVLSTYFSEFGKKYLNTGAFSNPIGKIYNSNYDYVEMMDIIKSSTSDTVKSLWERAEGEYAFRSSATGYSFADLANEFTYIQETEIAAIYSDILEHQLTKNKRILNSNYSERITQNSINAQVEQKQIDDLYTLISDYREHMRQSIDVAEITDPLYDHGTSKKTVDSQDDTEEWTWEVADHTVTYDKHIISWRDHSVNKSNALIDIRYYKYIRNHFTTCKGLCGDTCQWSDKTCYQIANRDYDALVADTDSRIEKLVTELTDLYEILDKTNDEYNEFLGQSNITTLSTVAVEEGLNIPMYMAIAVFFLIIVCLGSAILIGRLNDIISYTFFTDHLTGFNNRQSLDNFLQANGRKVLDDGTVCAVISIKNQVDLNKALGREGGDNVIKYFADMLRELFAQSDTFKVYNGSSQFIIFINRTDYITVEYLLQRFSLLLDNRDKFTGVTINYSVGMSETSRNDIRAIRGLLSKAITKQADRTAAPVREDNK from the coding sequence GCTCCGGACGGCAGCAAGCTGGACGTAGGCGAGATCAAGACCAGCGCCATCATGTCCAAGGTGATAGACTACCTTAAGCTGGACAAGAGCCAGTATTCCACCGACTCTCTGATCAGCCGCATCAAGACCCAGGACATCCTGGACAAGGACGAGGAGACCCTGAAGGCCGCCATGCTGGAAGAGGGTGAGAAATACGAGCCCAAGCCCGACACGGTCATAGTCTCCTTCAACGCCCGCAACCACGAGGGGCCCCTGTTCGCCCGCAAGGTGCTGGACGCGGTGCTGAGCACCTATTTCTCCGAGTTCGGCAAAAAGTATCTGAACACGGGAGCCTTCTCCAACCCCATCGGCAAGATCTACAACTCCAACTATGACTACGTGGAGATGATGGACATCATCAAGTCCAGCACCTCAGACACGGTCAAGAGCCTGTGGGAGCGGGCCGAGGGCGAATACGCCTTCCGCTCTTCCGCCACCGGCTACAGCTTCGCCGATCTGGCCAACGAGTTCACCTACATACAGGAGACGGAGATAGCAGCCATCTACTCCGACATCCTGGAGCATCAGCTCACCAAGAACAAGCGCATCCTGAACAGCAACTACAGCGAAAGGATCACCCAGAACTCCATCAACGCTCAGGTGGAGCAAAAGCAGATAGACGACCTCTACACCCTGATATCCGACTACAGGGAGCACATGAGGCAGTCCATAGACGTGGCAGAGATCACCGATCCTCTGTACGATCACGGCACCAGCAAGAAGACCGTGGACAGCCAGGACGACACCGAGGAATGGACCTGGGAGGTGGCGGATCACACCGTGACCTATGACAAGCACATCATCTCCTGGAGAGACCACTCCGTCAACAAGTCCAACGCTCTCATCGATATCAGGTATTACAAGTACATCAGGAATCACTTCACCACCTGCAAGGGGCTCTGCGGCGACACCTGCCAGTGGAGCGACAAGACCTGCTACCAGATAGCCAATCGGGACTACGACGCGCTGGTGGCAGACACGGACAGCAGGATAGAGAAGCTGGTCACCGAGCTCACGGACCTCTACGAGATACTGGACAAGACCAACGACGAATACAACGAGTTCCTGGGCCAGTCCAATATCACCACCCTCTCCACCGTCGCGGTGGAGGAAGGCCTGAACATACCCATGTATATGGCCATAGCCGTGTTCTTCCTGATCATAGTGTGTCTGGGCTCCGCCATTCTCATCGGACGCCTGAACGACATCATCAGCTACACCTTCTTCACGGACCATCTCACCGGCTTCAACAACCGGCAGAGCCTGGACAACTTCCTCCAGGCCAACGGCCGCAAGGTGCTGGACGACGGCACTGTGTGCGCGGTGATCAGCATCAAGAACCAGGTGGATCTGAACAAGGCTCTGGGCCGCGAGGGCGGCGACAACGTCATCAAGTACTTTGCCGACATGCTCCGGGAGCTCTTTGCCCAGTCCGACACCTTCAAGGTGTACAACGGCTCCAGCCAGTTCATCATCTTTATCAACCGCACCGACTATATCACGGTGGAGTATCTGCTCCAAAGGTTCTCCCTGCTGCTGGACAACCGGGATAAGTTCACCGGCGTGACCATCAACTACTCCGTGGGTATGTCCGAGACCTCCCGCAACGACATCCGCGCCATCAGAGGTCTGCTGTCCAAGGCCATCACCAAGCAGGCAGACCGCACGGCAGCGCCCGTCCGGGAAGACAACAAATAG